In Thermodesulfobacteriota bacterium, the genomic window TATGACCTCGGCGCTTATGGTATTCATATCCGCGGCCGTCGTGAATAACCTCGTCCTGGCCTACTTCCTCGGGATATGCCCGTTCCTCGGGGTCTCGAAGAGGCTCGACACGGCGGTCAATATGGGGC contains:
- a CDS encoding Rnf-Nqr domain containing protein; translated protein: MTSALMVFISAAVVNNLVLAYFLGICPFLGVSKRLDTAVNMG